The Leptospiraceae bacterium genome includes the window AGCTCAAGAGGCAGAGGTGAATTTTTGATGAGAGAATTAGCCGATGAGAGGAGAGTGGTCAATGGAGTGGAGATTGCTCCTGATGGAAGAAAGATCCACTACTTCAAGAGAGTTTTGATAAACTACAAAGACCCGAAAGGAACAAGAGCAGAAACAAGTTTTGATGAAATTCGTACTGAAATCGACAGATTGGATTATGAAGATGTAGTTTGTTATTTTCATATAGATCACAAACAAAATAAATTGAATACGATCACAATAGTTACTCATAAAAACAAAGAAGAAAAGGTACGTCAAATTATGGAAGAAGCAGGATTTGCTTTATCGCATAAAGACACTTATTACAGAACTTTATTTTCTTCCTTTGTTCCCACTAGAGATCAAACAGATAAAGAGTTAGAAGATTTATTTGCAAAAGTGAAGCGTAGCGTAAGCGCTGAATACGATGTAAAATAGGGCTTTTCTATAGGTTTTTTTAGATTTTTCATAAAAATTGAAAATAAAGTTTGCATGTATTTGAAAATTCTTTCCGATTGTAAAAAAGGAACATAATTTTATGGTTCGACTGCGAGGAAACGAAAGCAGTTGTACTGTAAATTCAATTTTTTAAAACAAGAATTTTGATTTTGTTAAAGGATTTTCAAATATGACAAACGGCAAACCAACACCAATTAAAAAAGCACAGATTTTATCAGAGCTTTCAACTGAATTAGATATTTCAAAAAAGGATGCGGGTGCATTTCTTGATGCTCTTGTGAATCTTGCTTATAAAGAAACAAAAAAGAATGGTGCTTTTATAGTCCCCGGACTTGGTAAATTAGTTCTTAGAAAAACGAAAAAAAGAAAAGGACGAAATCCTGCGACTGGTGCAGAGATAGAAATCCCTGCAAAAACTGTAGTTCGATTTTCTTTATTCAAAGCGTGTAAAGAAGCAATCGTTCCATCTAAAAAATAATTTTTTAATGTCAAGCTATGCCTATCATCCACTTGAAGATTCTTTCTTCGGGAAACTGATAGGTGAAGTTTTGCATTCTAATGGAATTTCCAGAGAGGAGATT containing:
- a CDS encoding HU family DNA-binding protein, producing MTNGKPTPIKKAQILSELSTELDISKKDAGAFLDALVNLAYKETKKNGAFIVPGLGKLVLRKTKKRKGRNPATGAEIEIPAKTVVRFSLFKACKEAIVPSKK